The following proteins come from a genomic window of Spongiibacter tropicus DSM 19543:
- a CDS encoding alpha/beta hydrolase, with amino-acid sequence MHSNSLWSRGIIVAALAASIAACGSSSSSSSSSDNGNGGNGGGGVAESKTFADQSIPADDGETIAFTAYTPENPTGRAVPLIIHGHGFGLSRAKNLENPGPLENFTTADVSGDVARQAWLDKGYYVISFDQRGFGDSTGQITVMDPDLDCANISRIIDWAEINLPNLKYEGSDPVIGSVGLSYGGGFQTVCSSVDKRFDALVPLATWSNLPFSLYPSSTPKTSWLDVLGIASFGNMETEFYQALLQANSTGEIDPAVVDRLAGHSPLSFCLNDREDGRTLSNADALFIQGANDILFNVNEAVENYECWKAKGLEAHLFVQRDGHILPALQQAGDMLLFGTDSTLYCGEQQFDTTALALGFLANKLMGESQQALPDVCFSHADSQRGVTLNEVTIGGQTALVPVSTVVPGGANYIISLLQNLPLSTLLEILAQLPGELETILTGVLSGFQDPMAIADYLDEIVNVIPSELLSKLVASGQFIPSTTATNDGLIAGVPTANLLLEGGNGDDNLLFVGIGRRREGGDVHLVNDQVRPLRGTGSQMIELNGVSEDIQAGDELGLVIYGIHPYYLYLGGLVQAPLPVTLAGTVQLPLHSQP; translated from the coding sequence ATGCATTCCAACTCCCTTTGGTCCCGCGGCATCATTGTCGCAGCACTGGCGGCTAGCATCGCCGCCTGCGGCAGCAGTTCTTCCAGCTCCAGCAGTTCGGATAACGGCAACGGTGGCAATGGTGGCGGCGGTGTCGCCGAGTCAAAGACCTTTGCCGACCAATCCATTCCCGCCGATGATGGCGAGACCATTGCGTTTACGGCCTATACCCCGGAAAACCCGACAGGCCGCGCCGTACCTTTGATTATTCACGGCCATGGCTTCGGTCTTTCGCGGGCGAAGAATCTCGAAAATCCCGGTCCACTGGAAAACTTTACCACCGCCGATGTCTCCGGTGATGTCGCGCGCCAGGCGTGGCTGGACAAGGGCTACTACGTGATCAGCTTTGACCAGCGGGGTTTTGGCGACAGCACTGGACAGATCACCGTCATGGACCCGGACCTCGACTGCGCCAACATCTCGCGCATCATCGACTGGGCAGAGATTAACTTACCCAACCTGAAGTACGAGGGCAGCGATCCGGTCATCGGCTCGGTGGGGCTGTCTTATGGCGGCGGCTTCCAAACCGTCTGCTCCAGCGTCGACAAGCGTTTCGATGCGCTGGTCCCCCTCGCCACATGGAGCAATCTTCCTTTCAGCCTTTACCCCAGCAGCACACCCAAAACCAGTTGGCTGGACGTGCTCGGCATTGCCTCATTCGGCAACATGGAAACCGAGTTTTACCAGGCACTGCTGCAAGCCAACAGTACGGGTGAAATCGACCCAGCCGTGGTGGACCGACTGGCCGGACACAGCCCCCTGTCATTCTGCCTGAACGATCGCGAAGACGGCCGCACGCTATCCAATGCCGACGCCCTGTTTATTCAGGGGGCCAACGATATTCTGTTCAACGTGAATGAAGCCGTAGAAAACTACGAGTGCTGGAAGGCCAAGGGCCTTGAGGCCCATCTGTTTGTCCAGCGCGATGGCCATATTCTTCCTGCGCTGCAGCAAGCGGGCGACATGCTGCTGTTCGGCACAGACAGCACGCTGTACTGCGGCGAGCAACAGTTTGACACGACCGCACTCGCGCTGGGCTTTTTGGCAAACAAGCTGATGGGCGAATCCCAGCAGGCGCTGCCAGACGTCTGCTTTAGCCACGCGGACTCACAGCGTGGTGTGACCCTGAATGAGGTGACTATTGGCGGCCAGACAGCGTTAGTCCCGGTTAGTACGGTGGTGCCGGGCGGCGCCAACTACATCATCAGTCTGCTGCAAAACCTGCCGTTAAGCACCCTGCTGGAAATTCTTGCTCAGCTTCCCGGAGAACTGGAAACCATCTTGACCGGCGTGCTAAGCGGATTTCAGGACCCGATGGCCATTGCCGATTACCTAGATGAAATCGTCAATGTGATTCCATCTGAGTTGTTGAGCAAGCTTGTCGCGTCAGGCCAGTTTATTCCCTCAACCACCGCCACCAACGATGGCCTGATTGCCGGCGTTCCCACTGCCAATCTACTACTGGAAGGCGGAAATGGAGACGACAACTTGCTGTTTGTCGGGATAGGCAGGCGTCGAGAAGGCGGTGATGTTCATCTGGTGAACGACCAGGTGCGCCCGCTGCGCGGCACAGGCAGCCAGATGATTGAACTGAATGGGGTAAGCGAAGATATTCAAGCGGGTGACGAACTGGGGCTGGTGATCTACGGCATTCACCCCTACTACCTGTACCTCGGGGGGCTGGTGCAAGCTCCACTGCCCGTCACCCTTGCCGGTACCGTGCAACTGCCGCTGCATAGCCAGCCTTAG
- a CDS encoding DUF3094 family protein, protein MENEHNKLYPEDQAKVDEFLKAGYNDVERKPFKPLKLLGFLLLSVTSMTVLSLVLATFVLD, encoded by the coding sequence ATGGAAAACGAACATAACAAACTGTATCCGGAAGACCAGGCGAAAGTTGATGAGTTTCTGAAGGCTGGTTATAACGACGTTGAGCGCAAGCCGTTCAAGCCGCTGAAGCTACTCGGCTTTCTGCTCTTGTCTGTCACCTCAATGACTGTGCTCAGCCTTGTGCTGGCGACCTTTGTTCTGGATTGA
- a CDS encoding acyl-CoA dehydrogenase C-terminal domain-containing protein, whose amino-acid sequence MPEYKAPLRDMQFVLHEVFKAEQLWQSLPGTEEVNRELADAILEESAKINENLIAPLSQSGHEEGVKWDDGVVTTPKGYPEAFKQLAEGGWGGLSGEPDYGGQNMPKMLVLLFEEMLYSSNIAMGLYLTLTSGAALAIDSHASDELKEKYLPNMYSGQWAGAMCLTESHAGTDLGMIRTKAEPQADGTYKITGTKIFITGGDHDLTENVIHLVLAKLPDAPAGSKGISLFLVPKVKVNDDGSLGERNGVNCGSIEHKMGINASATCVMNFDGAEGYLVGEINRGLQGMFTMMNYERLSVGIQGLSAAQTAYQWSCEYARERLQSRAPTGPTNPNGAADPIIVHPDVRRMLLTQKALVEAGRAFAVYVGKQLDLSKFGEGEDKVRAAGMVELLTPIAKAFLTDKGFEGTVLGQQCYGGHGYVREWGMEQLVRDVRIAQIYEGTNGIQAMDLMGRKVAANGAKNLSVLLDEIRAFSADAASVAGMDEFLAPLNDAVDNLESLTRFVMESVANDPNAIGAAANDYLHVMGFTLYSYMWAMQCRTVLSGESQQGEDFNKAKLQTARFFAQRLLPQTQALSAAIRSGSDAMMDLAEEAFA is encoded by the coding sequence ATGCCCGAATATAAAGCGCCGCTGCGTGATATGCAGTTTGTCCTGCACGAAGTTTTTAAGGCTGAGCAGCTCTGGCAGAGCCTGCCCGGCACGGAAGAAGTTAACCGCGAACTGGCGGACGCTATTCTTGAGGAAAGCGCCAAGATCAACGAGAACCTGATCGCGCCACTGAGTCAAAGCGGCCACGAAGAAGGCGTGAAGTGGGATGACGGTGTTGTCACTACTCCCAAGGGTTATCCTGAAGCCTTTAAACAGCTGGCAGAAGGGGGCTGGGGAGGCCTGTCTGGCGAGCCTGATTACGGCGGCCAGAATATGCCCAAAATGCTGGTGCTGTTGTTCGAGGAAATGCTCTACTCCTCCAACATCGCGATGGGCCTGTACCTGACGCTGACTTCCGGTGCGGCATTGGCTATTGATAGTCATGCCAGCGACGAGCTGAAAGAAAAATACCTGCCAAACATGTACAGCGGCCAGTGGGCGGGCGCCATGTGTCTGACTGAGAGCCATGCGGGTACCGATCTCGGTATGATTCGCACCAAGGCCGAGCCACAGGCTGATGGCACGTACAAAATCACCGGCACCAAAATCTTCATCACTGGCGGTGATCACGACTTGACTGAGAACGTGATTCATCTGGTGTTGGCAAAGCTGCCGGATGCCCCCGCAGGTTCGAAAGGCATCTCTCTGTTCCTTGTGCCCAAGGTTAAAGTTAATGATGACGGCAGCCTTGGTGAGCGCAACGGCGTGAACTGCGGCAGCATCGAGCACAAGATGGGCATCAATGCGTCAGCAACCTGTGTAATGAACTTCGACGGCGCTGAAGGCTATCTGGTGGGTGAGATCAATCGCGGCCTGCAAGGCATGTTCACCATGATGAACTACGAGCGCCTGTCCGTGGGTATTCAGGGGCTGAGTGCGGCGCAGACGGCGTATCAGTGGTCTTGCGAATACGCCCGCGAGCGTCTTCAAAGCCGTGCGCCCACGGGGCCGACCAACCCCAATGGTGCCGCTGATCCCATTATTGTTCACCCTGATGTACGTCGCATGCTGCTGACTCAAAAGGCGCTGGTCGAAGCCGGTCGGGCTTTCGCGGTCTACGTAGGCAAGCAACTAGACCTGTCCAAGTTCGGAGAAGGCGAGGACAAAGTCCGCGCTGCAGGTATGGTGGAACTGCTGACGCCTATTGCCAAAGCGTTCCTGACTGACAAGGGCTTTGAAGGTACGGTGCTGGGCCAGCAGTGCTACGGTGGCCACGGCTATGTGCGCGAGTGGGGGATGGAGCAGCTGGTACGTGACGTTCGTATCGCCCAGATCTACGAAGGCACTAACGGCATTCAGGCTATGGACCTGATGGGACGTAAAGTGGCGGCCAACGGCGCGAAGAACCTGAGCGTGCTGCTGGACGAAATTCGTGCGTTCAGCGCTGATGCTGCCTCCGTTGCCGGTATGGACGAATTCCTGGCACCGCTGAATGACGCGGTAGATAACCTGGAGTCGCTGACTCGCTTCGTGATGGAAAGCGTTGCCAATGATCCCAACGCCATCGGTGCGGCGGCAAACGACTACCTGCATGTGATGGGCTTTACGCTGTATAGCTACATGTGGGCGATGCAGTGCCGCACAGTACTTAGTGGTGAGAGCCAGCAGGGTGAGGACTTCAACAAAGCCAAATTGCAGACTGCCCGTTTCTTTGCGCAACGTCTGTTGCCGCAAACTCAGGCCCTGAGTGCGGCGATTCGCAGTGGCAGCGATGCCATGATGGATCTGGCGGAAGAGGCCTTCGCGTAA
- a CDS encoding acyl-CoA dehydrogenase C-terminal domain-containing protein, with protein MPQYKAPIRDINFVLKNVLKADEHFASLVGREEVSEDLLDAIIAEGAKFSENVLSPLNQIGDQEGCVWSEEGVKTPTGFKEAYEQFAEGGWPSMTADAKFGGQGLPNSLGLVVTEMVSTSCWAWGMYTGLSQSAARLLENYACEELQNIYLPKMTDGTWGGTMCLTEPHCGSDLGILRTKAENNGDGSYKVTGTKIFISGGEHDMMENIIHLVLARVEGAPAGTKGISLFLVPKFLPDADNNVGERNGVSCGSIEHKMGIKASATCVMNFDGATGFLVGEENRGLQAMFHMMNSARLGTALQGLAGSEASFQGALEYARERLQMRSLSGPKNPDGPADPLIVHPDVRRMLLTQKALAEGSRAFIYWVAQLVDSFYFGADEQARKDAEELSELLTPIAKAFVTETGLEAANYGMQVYGGHGYIAEWGMEQIVRDLRISTLYEGTTGIQALDLLGRKVMGTGGKQLMLFTKIIHKFCQSESERPEMAEFVGKLAELNKEWGEVTAKLGEKAMQNPDEVGAASVDYLMYSGYISLAYMWARMAAVALDGDADDEFLKAKLHTARFYFQRLLPRTESHKLSMLNGADSLMAMPAEAFAF; from the coding sequence ATGCCGCAATACAAAGCGCCAATCCGCGATATTAATTTTGTACTGAAAAATGTACTCAAAGCCGATGAGCATTTTGCGAGCCTGGTTGGCCGCGAAGAGGTCAGCGAAGACCTGCTGGATGCGATCATTGCCGAGGGTGCTAAATTTTCCGAGAACGTCCTGTCTCCGCTGAATCAGATCGGTGACCAGGAAGGTTGTGTCTGGTCTGAAGAGGGCGTGAAAACCCCGACAGGCTTTAAAGAAGCTTATGAGCAGTTCGCCGAAGGTGGCTGGCCGTCGATGACCGCCGATGCCAAGTTTGGCGGCCAGGGCTTGCCCAATTCGCTGGGACTGGTTGTGACTGAAATGGTCAGCACCTCCTGCTGGGCTTGGGGTATGTATACCGGCTTGTCGCAATCTGCGGCGCGTCTGCTGGAAAACTATGCCTGCGAAGAGCTGCAAAACATTTATCTGCCCAAGATGACCGATGGCACCTGGGGCGGCACTATGTGCCTGACTGAGCCGCACTGCGGTTCTGATCTGGGCATTCTGCGCACCAAAGCCGAGAACAACGGCGACGGTAGCTACAAAGTCACCGGCACCAAGATCTTCATTTCCGGCGGCGAGCACGACATGATGGAAAACATCATTCATCTCGTGCTGGCTCGCGTCGAAGGTGCCCCGGCTGGCACAAAAGGTATTTCCCTGTTCCTGGTGCCGAAGTTCCTCCCCGATGCCGATAACAACGTCGGCGAGCGCAACGGCGTAAGCTGCGGTAGCATCGAGCACAAGATGGGGATTAAAGCGTCCGCAACCTGTGTGATGAACTTTGATGGTGCCACCGGCTTCCTGGTCGGCGAGGAAAACCGCGGCCTGCAGGCTATGTTCCACATGATGAACTCTGCTCGCCTTGGTACTGCGTTGCAGGGCCTTGCTGGCTCAGAAGCTTCCTTCCAGGGTGCGCTTGAATACGCTCGTGAGCGTCTGCAAATGCGTTCGCTGAGTGGTCCGAAAAACCCTGACGGCCCGGCTGATCCGCTGATCGTGCACCCCGACGTGCGCCGTATGCTGTTGACTCAGAAAGCATTGGCTGAGGGTAGCCGCGCGTTTATTTACTGGGTCGCGCAACTGGTTGACAGCTTCTACTTCGGCGCAGACGAGCAGGCTCGCAAAGACGCGGAAGAACTTTCTGAACTGCTGACGCCGATTGCCAAGGCCTTTGTTACTGAAACCGGACTGGAAGCGGCGAACTACGGTATGCAGGTATACGGTGGTCACGGTTACATCGCGGAGTGGGGCATGGAGCAGATCGTTCGCGACCTGCGTATCTCTACGCTGTATGAAGGTACCACCGGTATTCAGGCGTTGGATCTGCTGGGGCGGAAAGTCATGGGTACGGGTGGCAAGCAGTTGATGCTGTTCACCAAAATTATCCATAAATTCTGTCAGTCGGAGTCAGAGCGTCCCGAAATGGCCGAGTTTGTTGGTAAACTTGCCGAACTCAACAAAGAGTGGGGCGAAGTCACCGCCAAGCTGGGTGAGAAAGCCATGCAAAATCCCGACGAAGTCGGTGCTGCATCGGTCGATTACCTGATGTATTCCGGCTATATCTCGCTGGCATACATGTGGGCGCGGATGGCCGCAGTCGCTCTGGACGGCGATGCCGACGACGAGTTCCTGAAGGCGAAGCTGCACACAGCGCGCTTCTACTTCCAGCGTCTGTTGCCGCGTACAGAGTCTCATAAATTGTCAATGCTCAATGGCGCTGACAGCTTGATGGCAATGCCCGCAGAGGCATTTGCTTTCTAA